From Scatophagus argus isolate fScaArg1 chromosome 10, fScaArg1.pri, whole genome shotgun sequence, a single genomic window includes:
- the LOC124065868 gene encoding leucine-rich glioma-inactivated protein 1-like, whose protein sequence is MENTCKMPKRSPWFGLLVVASVLLLVDSKRARQPRCPPLCTCTKDNALCESAGLIPRSFPPDVISLSFVKSEFTEIPKESFIHTPALHLLLFTANNLESINEDAFLGLPHLEYLFIENNQIKSISPNAFRGLKTLVHLSLAYNNLETLPKDLFKGLEALTKVDLRGNQFTCDCKLKWLVEWIYSTNATVDQIYCKGPVSQLDKKINDLAPQSFDCITTEFASYQSLKFESISVEAFSFGNDQYVVFAQPFIGKCSFLEWDHVEMVFRNYDDIDSTSTVICKPLVIDNQLFIIVAQLFGGSHIYKRDTSANKFIKLQGIDILKIRKPNDVETFRIDGESFFVIADSSKAGSTTIYKWNGNGFYSHQSLHPWYRDTDVEYMEISSKPHLILSSSSQRPVIYQWNKTTKLFDRRTDIPEMEDVYAVKHFQVKSDLFICLTRFIGDSKVMRWEGSLFRELQTMPSRGSMVFQPFTVGSWQYAILGSDYSFTQVYRWDAKKGEFVHFQELNIQAPRAFSPVSIDNRQFLLASSFKGKTQIYEHLVIDLSN, encoded by the exons ATGGAAAATACATGCAAGATGCCTAAAAGATCGCCCTGGTTCGGTTTGCTTGTAGTGGCGTCTGTTTTACTTTTAGTGGACAGCAAGAGAGCCAGGCAGCCCCGCTGTCCCCCATTATGTACATGTACCAAAGATAACGCGTTGTGCGAAAGCGCAGGACTGATCCCTCGCAGCTTCCCCCCCGATGTCATATCACT ATCATTCGTCAAGTCTGAATTCACTGAAATCCCGAAGGAGAGCTTCATCCACACGCCTGCCCTTCATCTCCT GCTCTTCACAGCCAACAACCTGGAATCTATAAACGAGGACGCTTTCCTTGGTCTTCCTCATCTGGAGTATCT GTTCATCGAAAACAACCAGATCAAGTCGATTTCGCCAAATGCTTTTCGTGGACTGAAAACCTTAGTGCATCT GAGTCTGGCCTACAATAATCTGGAGACTCTGCCCAAAGATTTGTTCAAGGGTCTTGAGGCCTTGACAAAAGT AGACTTGCGCGGGAACCAGTTCACCTGTGACTGTAAGCTGAAGTGGTTGGTTGAGTGGATATACAGCACCAATGCTACAGTGGATCAGATTTACTGTAAAGGCCCGGTCTCACAGTTGGACAAGAAGATTAATGATCTTGCGCCGCAGTCCTTTGACTGCATCACCACAG AGTTTGCCTCCTACCAGTCCCTAAAGTTTGAATCGATATCAGTGGAGGCGTTTTCCTTTGGGAATGACCAATATGTGGTGTTTGCCCAGCCCTTCATTGGGAAATGCAGCTTTCTAGAATGGGATCATGTGGAGATGGTCTTCAGAAACTATGACGATATTGACA GCACATCCACAGTGATCTGCAAACCTCTGGTCATTGACAACCAGCTTTTTATCATTGTGGCTCAGCTGTTTGGTGGCTCACACATCTATAAGCGTGACACTTCGGCCAACAAATTTATTAAGCTCCAAGGCATTGACATCCTCAAAATCCGCAAACCGAACGATGTTGAGACATTCCGCATTGATGGAGAATCTTTTTTCGTCATAGCAGACAGCTCCAAAGCTGGTTCCACCACCATCTACAAGTGGAACGGCAATGGCTTCTACTCTCACCAGTCTCTCCACCCGTGGTACCGTGACACTGATGTGGAGTACATGGAGATCTCCTCCAAGCCTCACCTAATCCTGTCTAGCAGCTCCCAGAGGCCGGTCATCTACCAGTGGAACAAAACCACCAAGCTGTTTGACAGACGCACCGACATCCCAGAGATGGAGGACGTCTATGCTGTGAAGCATTTTCAGGTCAAATCAGACCTCTTCATCTGTCTGACGAGGTTCATTGGTGACTCCAAAGTGATGCGCTGGGAAGGGTCCCTGTTCAGAGAGTTGCAGACCATGCCCTCTCGTGGCTCCATGGTGTTCCAGCCCTTCACTGTGGGCAGTTGGCAGTATGCCATCCTAGGCAGTGATTACTCTTTCACCCAGGTGTACCGCTGGGATGCCAAGAAGGGCGAGTTTGTCCATTTCCAGGAGCTGAACATCCAGGCGCCGAGGGCCTTCTCTCCAGTCTCCATAGACAACCGACAGTTCCTGTTGGCCTCAAGTTTCAAAGGAAAAACTCAGATTTATGAGCACCTGGTCATTGATCTGAGCAATTGA